A single region of the Arthrobacter sp. zg-Y20 genome encodes:
- the glmS gene encoding glutamine--fructose-6-phosphate transaminase (isomerizing) → MCGIIGYAGRPGAVSGTETAGHGALDVVMEGLRRLEYRGYDSAGVAVLTPLGIEYRKKSGKLANLVAELEAAPLPAATTGIGHTRWATHGGPSDENAHPHLADNGRLAVIHNGIIENFAELKSEMLAAGAVFVSETDTEVAAALLASIYRGEGGGDLTRSMQLACQRLEGAFTLLAVHNDSPGTVVAARRNSPLVVGLGEGENFLGSDVSGFIDFTRRAVELGQDQVVTITPDSVDISDFFGKPAEGTEFHVNWDAAAAEKGGYDSFMEKEINDQPQAVGDTLLGRSDADGRLTLDELRVSPEDLKAVNKIMVLACGTSAYAGQVAKYAIEHWCRIPVEVELSHEFRYRDPIVDSNTLIVAISQSGETMDTLMAVRYAKEQGAKVLAICNTNGSTIPRESDAVLYTHAGPEIAVASTKAFLAQITAAYLLGLYLAQIRGNKFQGEIKDILADLAKIPDKIQQVLDNSGQIKDLAQLMADTGSVLFLGRHVGFPVAMEGALKLKELAYIHAEGFAAGELKHGPIALIEEGQPVFVVVPSPRGRDSLHAKVVSNIQEIRARGAKTIVIAEEGDDAVKAYAEHIFYVPETPTLLAPLLTTVPLQIFACELATAKGFDVDQPRNLAKSVTVE, encoded by the coding sequence ATGTGTGGAATTATTGGATATGCAGGCCGCCCGGGTGCCGTAAGCGGTACTGAAACTGCCGGCCACGGGGCCCTCGACGTTGTGATGGAAGGCCTGCGGCGGCTTGAATACCGCGGCTATGACTCGGCGGGCGTAGCTGTCCTGACCCCCCTGGGCATTGAGTACCGCAAGAAGTCCGGCAAGCTGGCCAACCTGGTGGCCGAACTCGAGGCTGCTCCGCTGCCGGCCGCCACCACCGGAATCGGCCACACCCGCTGGGCCACCCACGGCGGCCCGAGTGATGAAAACGCGCACCCCCACCTGGCGGACAACGGCCGCCTGGCCGTGATCCACAACGGGATCATCGAGAACTTCGCCGAGCTCAAGTCCGAGATGCTGGCCGCCGGCGCCGTGTTCGTGTCCGAAACCGATACCGAGGTAGCGGCGGCACTGCTCGCTTCGATCTACCGCGGCGAGGGCGGCGGGGACCTGACCCGTTCCATGCAGCTTGCCTGCCAGCGCCTGGAAGGCGCTTTCACCCTGCTGGCAGTGCACAACGATTCCCCCGGCACCGTGGTGGCAGCCCGCCGCAACTCCCCGCTCGTCGTCGGGCTGGGCGAGGGTGAGAACTTCCTGGGCTCGGATGTGTCCGGCTTCATTGACTTCACCCGCCGGGCCGTTGAACTGGGCCAGGACCAGGTTGTGACCATCACGCCGGACTCCGTGGATATCAGCGATTTCTTCGGGAAGCCCGCCGAAGGCACCGAGTTCCACGTGAACTGGGACGCTGCAGCTGCTGAAAAGGGCGGTTACGACTCCTTCATGGAGAAGGAAATCAACGACCAGCCGCAGGCAGTCGGCGACACCCTGCTGGGACGTTCCGACGCCGACGGCCGCCTGACCCTGGACGAGCTGCGCGTCAGCCCCGAGGACCTGAAGGCCGTCAACAAGATCATGGTCCTGGCCTGCGGCACCTCTGCCTACGCCGGGCAGGTTGCCAAGTACGCCATCGAGCACTGGTGCAGGATCCCCGTGGAGGTGGAACTCAGCCACGAGTTCCGTTACCGCGACCCCATCGTCGACTCCAACACGCTGATCGTGGCCATCTCCCAGTCCGGCGAGACCATGGATACCCTCATGGCCGTGCGCTACGCGAAGGAACAGGGCGCCAAGGTCCTGGCCATCTGCAATACCAACGGCTCCACCATTCCGCGTGAATCCGACGCCGTGCTCTACACGCACGCCGGACCGGAAATTGCCGTCGCATCCACCAAGGCGTTCCTGGCCCAGATCACCGCGGCGTACCTGCTGGGCCTGTACCTGGCCCAGATCCGCGGCAACAAGTTCCAGGGCGAGATCAAGGACATCCTGGCCGACCTGGCCAAGATCCCGGACAAGATCCAGCAGGTGCTGGACAACTCCGGCCAGATCAAGGACCTCGCGCAGCTGATGGCGGATACCGGTTCGGTGCTCTTCCTCGGCCGGCACGTCGGTTTCCCGGTCGCCATGGAAGGCGCCCTGAAGCTGAAGGAACTGGCGTACATCCACGCCGAGGGATTCGCTGCCGGTGAGCTCAAGCACGGTCCGATCGCCCTGATCGAGGAAGGCCAGCCCGTTTTCGTGGTGGTCCCCTCACCCCGCGGACGGGACTCCCTGCACGCGAAGGTGGTCTCCAACATCCAGGAGATCCGTGCCCGCGGCGCCAAGACCATCGTCATCGCCGAAGAGGGCGACGACGCGGTCAAGGCCTACGCCGAGCACATCTTCTACGTGCCGGAAACGCCCACGCTGCTGGCTCCGCTGCTGACCACCGTGCCGCTGCAGATCTTCGCCTGCGAACTGGCCACGGCCAAGGGCTTCGATGTGGACCAGCCGCGCAACCTTGCCAAGTCCGTCACCGTGGAATAG
- the coaA gene encoding type I pantothenate kinase — MQALQGRIPRVTERHAKPSPDHSPEGSVTPFVELDRKTWSRLSHEIRSPLNQDDILRLRGLGDQLNLEEIREVYLPLSRLLNLYVAAAGRLHSATTTFLGEKTTRTPFVIGVAGSVAVGKSTTARVLREMLRRWPETPNVELITTDGFLYPNAELERRGLMQRKGFPESYDRRRLLRFVSAVKSGAEEVRAPKYSHLTYDIVPDEEVVVRRPDVLIVEGLNVLAPARTRADGRAGLALSDFFDFSIYVDARTSYIEEWYVQRFQSLRSGAFADPASYFHRYAGLTDEQARATALDIWKRINEPNLVTNVLPTRGRAQLVLTKDADHSVTRMLLRKT, encoded by the coding sequence ATGCAGGCGCTTCAGGGCAGAATTCCTAGGGTGACAGAACGCCATGCGAAGCCCTCTCCCGACCACTCCCCCGAGGGCAGTGTCACTCCCTTTGTTGAGCTGGACCGCAAAACCTGGTCACGGCTCTCACATGAGATCCGGTCCCCTCTGAACCAGGATGACATCCTGCGCCTGCGCGGGTTGGGCGACCAGCTGAACCTCGAGGAGATCCGCGAGGTCTACCTGCCCCTGTCCCGGCTGTTGAACCTTTACGTCGCGGCCGCCGGGCGCCTGCACAGCGCCACCACCACGTTCCTGGGTGAAAAGACCACGCGCACTCCCTTCGTGATCGGTGTCGCCGGGTCCGTGGCGGTGGGAAAGTCCACCACGGCGCGCGTGCTGCGCGAGATGCTGCGGCGGTGGCCGGAAACGCCGAACGTGGAACTGATCACCACCGACGGTTTCCTCTATCCCAATGCGGAGTTGGAGCGCCGGGGGCTGATGCAGCGCAAGGGCTTCCCGGAGTCCTACGACCGCCGCCGGCTGCTGCGCTTTGTCAGTGCGGTGAAGAGCGGCGCCGAGGAGGTGCGGGCGCCGAAGTACTCGCACCTGACGTACGACATCGTGCCGGACGAGGAAGTGGTGGTTCGCCGCCCGGATGTGCTGATTGTCGAAGGCCTGAACGTCCTGGCACCGGCACGCACCCGGGCGGACGGGCGGGCGGGCCTGGCCCTGAGCGACTTCTTCGACTTTTCCATCTATGTGGACGCCCGCACGTCCTACATCGAGGAGTGGTACGTCCAGCGGTTCCAGTCGCTGCGCAGCGGGGCCTTCGCGGACCCGGCGTCGTACTTCCACCGGTACGCCGGGCTCACGGACGAGCAGGCCCGTGCCACCGCCCTGGACATCTGGAAGCGGATCAACGAACCGAACCTGGTGACAAACGTCCTGCCCACGAGGGGCCGCGCCCAGTTGGTACTGACCAAGGACGCGGACCACTCAGTGACGCGGATGCTGCTGCGTAAGACGTAG
- the glmM gene encoding phosphoglucosamine mutase — MTRLFGTDGVRGLANGLITAEVAMGLAQAAAVVLGHRRVGEGRRPVAVVARDPRISGDFISAAMEAGLASSGVDVFDAGVLPTPAAAYLVADLGADFGVVISASHNAAPDNGIKFLARGGQKLDDAVEDEIEAEMSRPSLRPTGSEVGRIHRFADAEDRYVVHLLQTLPNRIEGLKVVLDCAHGAASGCSPQVFADAGAEVVVIGAEPDGLNINDGYGSTHLEQLQAAVVEHGADLGIAHDGDADRCLAVDHEGNVVDGDQIMAIMAVAMKEAGKLKDNALVATVMSNLGLKLALREAGIALIETGVGDRYVLEGMRSGGYSLGGEQSGHVIFSEYATTGDGVLTGLQLAAQVARTGRTLKQLAGVMEKLPQVLINVKGVDKSAVESNEPVRQAVAQAQAELGETGRVLLRPSGTEPVVRVMVEAADTGTASATARRLADAVEANLALNAGAAV; from the coding sequence ATGACTAGATTGTTTGGAACGGACGGTGTCCGTGGACTGGCCAATGGGCTGATCACCGCCGAAGTGGCCATGGGGCTCGCCCAGGCCGCCGCCGTCGTACTCGGCCACCGCCGCGTGGGCGAGGGCCGGCGTCCGGTGGCAGTGGTCGCACGCGACCCGCGGATCAGCGGTGACTTCATTTCCGCTGCCATGGAGGCAGGGCTGGCCAGCTCGGGCGTAGACGTCTTTGATGCAGGCGTGCTGCCGACCCCGGCCGCCGCGTACCTGGTGGCGGACCTCGGCGCCGACTTCGGCGTCGTTATTTCCGCATCCCACAATGCCGCCCCCGACAACGGCATCAAGTTCCTGGCCCGCGGCGGGCAGAAGCTGGATGACGCCGTCGAGGACGAGATCGAGGCGGAAATGTCCCGCCCAAGCCTGCGCCCCACCGGCAGCGAAGTGGGACGCATCCACCGCTTCGCCGACGCCGAGGACCGCTACGTGGTCCACCTGCTGCAGACCCTGCCCAACCGGATTGAAGGTCTCAAAGTTGTCCTCGACTGCGCGCACGGTGCCGCCAGCGGCTGCTCCCCGCAGGTCTTCGCCGACGCCGGGGCCGAGGTAGTGGTTATCGGAGCAGAGCCGGACGGCCTCAACATCAACGACGGCTACGGCTCCACCCACCTGGAGCAGCTGCAGGCCGCAGTTGTGGAGCACGGTGCGGACCTGGGCATTGCCCACGACGGCGACGCCGACCGCTGCCTGGCAGTTGACCACGAAGGAAACGTGGTGGACGGGGACCAGATCATGGCCATCATGGCCGTGGCCATGAAGGAAGCCGGCAAGCTCAAGGACAACGCCCTTGTGGCCACCGTCATGAGCAACCTGGGCTTGAAGCTGGCGCTGCGCGAAGCCGGCATCGCGCTTATCGAGACCGGAGTCGGCGACCGTTACGTGCTCGAAGGCATGCGCAGCGGCGGTTACAGCCTCGGCGGCGAGCAGTCCGGACACGTGATCTTCTCCGAATACGCCACCACCGGCGACGGCGTGCTCACCGGGCTGCAGCTGGCCGCCCAGGTGGCACGCACGGGCCGCACCCTGAAGCAGTTGGCCGGCGTCATGGAGAAGCTCCCGCAGGTTCTAATCAACGTCAAGGGCGTGGACAAGTCCGCCGTTGAAAGCAATGAACCCGTCCGGCAGGCCGTGGCCCAGGCGCAGGCAGAGCTGGGGGAGACGGGCCGCGTGCTGCTGCGTCCCTCCGGCACGGAGCCGGTGGTCCGGGTCATGGTGGAAGCGGCCGACACGGGCACTGCCTCCGCAACGGCCCGCCGCCTGGCCGATGCCGTGGAAGCCAACCTGGCGCTGAACGCCGGCGCCGCCGTCTAG
- the rpsI gene encoding 30S ribosomal protein S9 — MAQNTEELNENTEELTSYTSESSDSVQTAVKERPALTVPGSAVGRRKQAIARVRVVPGTGKWIVNDRELEDYFPNKLHQQEVNEPFKLLDLEGAYDVIARIHGGGPSGQAGALRLGVARSLNEIDRENNRPALKKAGFLTRDARVIERKKAGLKKARKAPQYSKR, encoded by the coding sequence GTGGCTCAGAACACTGAAGAGCTGAATGAAAACACCGAGGAGCTCACCAGCTACACCTCGGAATCCTCTGACTCGGTCCAGACCGCTGTCAAGGAACGCCCCGCCCTGACCGTCCCCGGCTCCGCCGTCGGACGCCGCAAGCAGGCCATTGCCCGCGTGCGCGTTGTCCCGGGTACCGGCAAGTGGATCGTCAACGACCGCGAGCTCGAAGACTACTTCCCGAACAAGCTGCACCAGCAGGAAGTCAACGAGCCGTTCAAGCTTCTTGACCTCGAAGGCGCCTACGACGTCATCGCCCGTATCCACGGCGGTGGCCCCTCCGGCCAGGCCGGTGCGCTGCGCCTCGGCGTTGCCCGCTCGCTGAACGAGATCGACCGCGAGAACAACCGCCCGGCCCTGAAGAAGGCAGGCTTCCTGACTCGTGACGCCCGCGTCATCGAGCGCAAGAAGGCCGGTCTCAAGAAGGCCCGCAAGGCCCCGCAGTACTCCAAGCGCTAA
- the rplM gene encoding 50S ribosomal protein L13: protein MRTYTPKPGDINRQWHVIDATDVVLGRLASQTATLLRGKHKPTFAPHMDMGDFVIIINAEKVALTGAKLEQKRAYRHSGYPGGLSSVNYAELLEKNPVRAVEKAIRGMLPKNSLAADQISKLKVYRGAEHPHAAQQPKTFEITQVAQ from the coding sequence GTGCGTACGTACACCCCGAAGCCCGGCGACATCAACCGCCAGTGGCACGTCATTGACGCCACCGACGTTGTCCTAGGCCGTCTTGCCAGCCAGACCGCAACACTGCTGCGCGGAAAGCACAAGCCGACCTTTGCTCCCCACATGGACATGGGCGATTTCGTCATCATCATCAACGCTGAGAAGGTTGCCCTCACCGGCGCCAAGCTCGAACAGAAGCGTGCCTACCGCCACTCGGGTTACCCGGGCGGCCTGTCCTCCGTCAACTACGCCGAACTGCTGGAAAAGAACCCGGTGCGCGCAGTTGAGAAGGCCATCCGCGGCATGCTGCCCAAGAACTCCCTGGCTGCTGACCAGATCAGCAAGCTGAAGGTCTACCGCGGTGCCGAGCACCCGCACGCCGCTCAGCAGCCCAAGACCTTCGAAATCACCCAGGTCGCCCAGTAG
- a CDS encoding tRNA pseudouridine synthase A — MTLERPALPEPDGGPFRVRMDLAYDGAPFSGWAAQPGLWTVQGLVEDALAVLLRRPVRITVAGRTDAGVHARGQVVHFDLTAAEWYGLARGRDLDPGVSLRRRLHGVLNKELTMAAREAGQQRRAIDAHGGAVEVLSAVPAPAGFDARFSALWRRYSYRICDLPENRDPLSRHTTLWFKAPLDIGLMNQAADGVLGIRDFLSFCKPRTGSTTIRELQEFSFSRGADGVITTHIQADAFCHNMVRSLVGGSLLVGSGERRPQWLADRLAARIRDSKSLLAPPHPLVLEEVRYPADAELAGRAELTRAHRE; from the coding sequence ATGACTCTTGAAAGGCCCGCCCTCCCTGAACCGGACGGCGGGCCTTTCCGCGTCCGGATGGACCTTGCCTATGACGGGGCGCCCTTCTCCGGGTGGGCCGCCCAGCCAGGCCTGTGGACCGTTCAGGGCCTCGTGGAGGATGCCCTGGCAGTACTGCTGCGCCGGCCGGTCCGTATTACCGTAGCGGGGCGGACCGACGCCGGCGTGCATGCCCGCGGGCAGGTGGTGCACTTCGATCTCACTGCCGCGGAATGGTACGGACTGGCCCGCGGAAGGGACCTGGATCCGGGTGTCTCCCTGCGGCGCAGGCTGCACGGAGTGCTGAACAAGGAGCTGACAATGGCGGCGCGGGAGGCCGGCCAGCAGCGGCGCGCAATAGATGCCCATGGCGGCGCCGTGGAGGTACTGTCGGCAGTCCCGGCCCCGGCAGGCTTCGACGCCCGTTTCTCGGCCCTCTGGCGGCGGTACAGCTACCGGATATGTGACCTTCCCGAGAACCGGGACCCGCTGTCACGGCACACCACCCTCTGGTTCAAGGCACCCCTGGACATCGGGTTGATGAACCAAGCAGCGGACGGGGTACTGGGGATCCGGGACTTCCTTTCCTTCTGCAAGCCGCGCACCGGTTCCACCACCATCCGTGAACTGCAGGAGTTCAGTTTCAGCCGCGGCGCCGACGGGGTGATCACCACCCACATACAGGCGGACGCGTTCTGCCACAACATGGTCCGCTCGCTGGTAGGCGGCTCCCTGCTCGTCGGATCGGGGGAGCGGCGTCCGCAGTGGCTCGCCGACCGCCTCGCCGCCAGGATCCGGGACTCGAAATCGCTCCTCGCGCCGCCCCATCCGCTGGTCCTGGAAGAGGTCCGCTACCCGGCAGATGCGGAACTCGCCGGCCGGGCGGAACTGACCCGGGCACACCGCGAATAG
- the rplQ gene encoding 50S ribosomal protein L17, with product MPTPTKGKRLGGSPAHQRLMLANLAAQLFEHKQITTTVTKAKRLRPYAERLITFAKRGDLSSRRRVLALISDKGIVHELFTDIAPAVAKRDGGYTRITKIGNRKGDNAPMAVIELVLEPLSAKQSVVAEANTAAAVAAPAPVEESADSAESAESAESAESADSADEAVVVSEEAPEAVVETEEKK from the coding sequence ATGCCTACACCCACCAAGGGTAAGCGCCTCGGAGGCAGCCCGGCACACCAGCGCCTGATGCTGGCCAACCTTGCCGCGCAGCTGTTCGAGCACAAGCAGATCACCACCACGGTGACCAAGGCCAAGCGTCTGCGTCCCTACGCAGAACGCCTGATCACGTTCGCTAAGCGCGGGGACCTGTCCTCACGCCGCCGCGTCCTGGCCCTGATCTCCGACAAGGGCATCGTCCACGAGCTCTTCACCGATATTGCTCCGGCAGTGGCGAAGCGCGACGGCGGTTACACCCGCATCACCAAGATCGGCAACCGCAAGGGCGACAACGCTCCCATGGCTGTCATCGAACTGGTCCTGGAACCGCTTTCGGCCAAGCAGTCGGTTGTGGCCGAGGCCAACACCGCAGCTGCCGTAGCCGCTCCGGCTCCGGTCGAAGAGTCCGCCGATTCGGCTGAGTCCGCTGAGTCTGCTGAATCAGCAGAGTCTGCCGATTCTGCTGACGAGGCAGTCGTTGTTTCCGAAGAAGCACCCGAAGCAGTCGTGGAGACCGAAGAGAAGAAGTAA
- a CDS encoding DNA-directed RNA polymerase subunit alpha, with amino-acid sequence MLIAQRPTLTEEVVADNRSRFIIEPLEPGFGYTLGNSLRRTLLSSIPGAAVTSIRIDGVLHEFTTVPGVKEDVTEIILNVKNLSVSSEHDEPVVAYLRKQGPGVVTAADIAPPAGVEFHNPDLHIATLNSKGKFELELTIERGRGYVSASQNKSGDQEIGRIPVDSIYSPVLKVTFRVEATRVEQRTDFDRLIVDVETKDAIAPRDAVASAGTTLVELFGLARELNTAAEGIEIGPSPTDAALAADMALPIEDLELTVRSYNCLKREGIHTVGELVARSEADLMDIRNFGAKSIDEVKAKLVELGLSLKDSPPGFDLAARAAAIEEDESEYSDDEL; translated from the coding sequence GTGCTCATTGCACAGCGCCCTACCCTCACTGAAGAAGTCGTAGCCGATAACCGCTCACGGTTCATCATCGAACCCCTGGAGCCCGGTTTCGGTTACACCCTCGGTAACTCCCTCCGTCGTACCCTGCTCTCCTCCATCCCCGGTGCCGCTGTAACCAGCATCCGGATTGACGGCGTGCTGCACGAGTTCACGACGGTTCCCGGCGTCAAGGAAGATGTCACTGAGATCATCCTGAACGTCAAGAACCTCTCGGTTTCCTCCGAGCACGACGAGCCCGTTGTGGCGTACCTGCGCAAGCAGGGCCCCGGCGTGGTGACGGCTGCGGACATCGCTCCGCCGGCCGGCGTGGAGTTCCACAATCCCGACCTGCACATCGCCACCCTGAACTCGAAGGGCAAGTTCGAACTCGAACTGACCATCGAGCGCGGCCGCGGCTACGTGTCGGCCAGCCAGAACAAGTCCGGTGACCAGGAGATCGGCCGCATCCCGGTCGACTCCATTTACTCGCCGGTCCTGAAGGTGACCTTCCGCGTGGAGGCCACCCGTGTTGAACAGCGCACCGACTTCGATCGCCTGATCGTTGACGTTGAGACCAAGGATGCCATTGCACCGCGCGACGCCGTCGCCTCTGCCGGCACCACCCTGGTTGAACTGTTCGGCCTGGCACGTGAACTCAACACCGCCGCTGAAGGTATCGAAATCGGCCCGAGCCCCACGGATGCCGCACTGGCAGCCGACATGGCCCTGCCGATCGAAGACCTCGAGCTGACCGTGCGTTCTTACAACTGCCTCAAGCGCGAAGGCATCCACACGGTGGGTGAACTCGTTGCCCGCTCCGAGGCTGACCTGATGGACATCCGCAACTTTGGTGCGAAGTCCATCGATGAGGTGAAGGCAAAGCTGGTTGAACTGGGTCTGTCCCTGAAGGATTCCCCTCCCGGGTTCGACCTGGCCGCCCGTGCCGCAGCTATTGAAGAGGACGAGTCCGAATACTCGGACGACGAGCTCTAA
- the rpsK gene encoding 30S ribosomal protein S11 — MPPKTRGAVRKPRRKDKKNIALGQAHIKSTFNNTIVSITDPSGAVISWASAGEVGFKGSRKSTPFAAQMAAEAAAKRAQEHGVRKVDVFVKGPGSGRETAIRSLQATGLEVGSIQDVTPSAHNGCRPPKRRRV; from the coding sequence ATGCCCCCCAAGACTCGTGGAGCGGTCCGCAAGCCGCGTCGCAAGGATAAGAAGAATATCGCGCTCGGCCAGGCGCATATCAAGAGCACCTTCAACAACACCATCGTGTCCATCACGGACCCGTCCGGTGCTGTTATCTCATGGGCTTCCGCCGGTGAGGTTGGCTTCAAGGGCTCCCGTAAGTCCACCCCGTTCGCTGCTCAGATGGCTGCTGAAGCCGCTGCAAAGCGCGCACAGGAGCACGGCGTCCGCAAGGTCGACGTCTTCGTGAAGGGCCCGGGCTCCGGTCGCGAGACCGCCATCCGTTCGCTGCAGGCCACCGGCCTGGAGGTTGGCTCCATTCAGGACGTCACCCCGAGCGCGCACAACGGCTGCCGTCCCCCGAAGCGCCGCCGCGTCTAA